A single Cannabis sativa cultivar Pink pepper isolate KNU-18-1 chromosome 7, ASM2916894v1, whole genome shotgun sequence DNA region contains:
- the LOC115697773 gene encoding small ribosomal subunit protein bS20c, with protein sequence MATSLHSSSSCLAMALPSKFTSLSLNPSNSTSLSFSSSISHHYFSKGCLSMSSIQYPPMIIRRSIVCEATPTKKADSAAKRVRQSEKRRVYNKARKSEIRTRMKKVLEALETLKKKPDAQAEEVITVEKLIADAYSVIDKAVKVGTLHRNTGARRKSRLARRKKAVEIHHGWYTPASETTV encoded by the exons ATGGCAACCTCTCTTCACTCTTCATCTTCATGCTTAGCCATGGCCCTTCCTTCCAAGTTCACTTCCCTTTCCCTCAATCCTTCCAATTCAACCTCCCTCAGTTTCTCCTCTTCAATTTCCCACCATTACTTCTCCAAAG GGTGCTTGTCCATGAGCTCAATTCAATACCCCCCAATGATTATTCGTCGTTCGATTGTTTGTGAGGCCACTCCAACTAAAAAAGCTGATTCTGCTGCGAAGAGAGTTCGTCAATCGGAGAAAAGGAGAGTTTATAACAAAGCTCGTAAATCTGAAATCAGAACTCGAATGAAGAAG GTTTTGGAAGCTTTAGAAACACTAAAGAAGAAGCCAGATGCTCAGGCCGAAGAAGTTATTACGGTCGAGAAGCTCATCGCAGATGCATATTCCGTCATTGACAAAGCAGTCAAGGTGGGAACATTGCACAGAAACACCGGAGCTCGCAGAAAGTCCCGATTAGCGAGGAGAAAGAAGGCTGTAGAGATTCACCATGGTTGGTACACTCCTGCTTCTGAAACAACTGTCTAG
- the LOC115697772 gene encoding putative pentatricopeptide repeat-containing protein At3g15200: MPRNMGFFLLGLRNYNHSFIFNPRTRLLHSLPSNSTDPIGETAIFIQNIINFRRQKPTNEIEKALERCGFELTEDLVLNVLHRHHSDWQPAYVFFNWVSKKSDLSIGSEPYNKILDILGKMRRFEELHQVFDEMSERKGLVNEVTYGILLNRYAAAHMVDEAIGVFKRRKDFGFGFELDLLAFQALLMWLCRYKHVEVAENLFYSFGKQHELVYSDIKTWNIVLNGWCVRGNVHEAKRFWSDLLASGCHPDLFTCGIFINALTKKGKLGTALKLFRAMWGYKRCNPDVTICNSIINALCFKKRIPEALQVFEEMKERGCEPNAATYNTLIKYLCNIRRMEKVYEFVDEMERKQGDCLPNHVTYSFLLKSLKRAEEVPDLLERMERNGCSLIGDTYNLLLKLYMDWDCQERVEQTWNEMERHGLGPDQRSYIVMIHGYCDKGRRDDALRYYREMKSKGLKLEPRTEKLVDSMNLNCDEKKLAA; the protein is encoded by the coding sequence ATGCCAAGAAATATGGGTTTCTTCTTACTCGGTCTACGTAACTATAATCACAGTTTCATTTTCAATCCAAGAACTCGATTACTACACTCCCTACCATCGAATTCCACTGACCCAATTGGAGAAACAGCAATTTTTATTCAAAACATCATCAATTTTCGAAGGCAAAAACCCACAAATGAAATCGAGAAAGCTCTTGAACGTTGTGGTTTCGAGTTGACAGAAGATTTGGTTTTGAATGTACTCCATAGACACCATTCAGATTGGCAACCGGCTTATGTATTCTTCAATTGGGTCTCTAAAAAATCTGATCTTTCAATTGGGTCTGAGCCATACAACAAGATTCTTGACATTCTTGGTAAAATGAGACGTTTTGAGGAATTACACCAAGTGTTCGATGAAATGTCTGAAAGAAAAGGTCTTGTGAATGAAGTCACTTATGGGATTTTGCTTAATAGATATGCTGCAGCACATATGGTGGATGAAGCCATTGGTGTGTTCAAGAGGAGGAAAGatttcgggttcgggttcgagcTTGATTTGTTAGCATTTCAAGCACTTTTGATGTGGTTGTGTAGGTATAAACATGTTGAAGTAGCAGAGAATTTGTTTTACTCTTTTGGTAAACAACATGAGCTTGTTTATTCAGATATTAAGACATGGAATATTGTTCTTAATGGATGGTGTGTAAGAGGGAATGTTCATGAAGCTAAGAGGTTTTGGAGTGATTTACTTGCTTCTGGATGTCACCCTGATCTTTTCACTTGTGGGATTTTTATTAATGCTTTGACCAAGAAAGGGAAGCTAGGTACAGCATTGAAGTTGTTCAGAGCAATGTGGGGTTATAAGAGATGTAATCCAGATGTTACAATATGTAATTCTATCATTAATGCACTTTGTTTCAAGAAAAGGATTCCTGAGGCTTTACAGGTTTTCGAAGAAATGAAGGAGCGAGGTTGTGAACCGAATGCTGCAACATACAACACTTTGATTAAGTATCTTTGTAATATTCGGCGAATGGAGAAGGTTTATGAGTTTGTCGATGAAATGGAACGGAAACAAGGCGATTGTTTGCCGAACCATGTTACTTATAGCTTCTTGCTTAAGTCTTTGAAAAGAGCAGAAGAGGTTCCTGATCTTTTGGAGAGAATGGAGAGGAATGGTTGTAGCTTGATTGGTGATACTTATAATTTGTTGTTGAAGTTGTATATGGATTGGGATTGTCAAGAAAGAGTTGAACAAACTTGGAATGAGATGGAAAGACATGGTTTGGGGCCTGATCAAAGGTCTTATATAGTTATGATTCATGGCTATTGTGATAAAGGGAGAAGAGACGACGCCTTGCGCTATTACCGGGAGATGAAATCGAAGGGTTTGAAATTGGAACCAAGAACAGAGAAATTAGTTGATTCTATGAATTTAAATTGTGATGAAAAGAAATTAGCTGCATAA